Proteins from a genomic interval of Lolium perenne isolate Kyuss_39 chromosome 1, Kyuss_2.0, whole genome shotgun sequence:
- the LOC127346719 gene encoding CBL-interacting protein kinase 17 — translation MAGDEEGCRARAALLGAYQLGRTLGEGSFGKVKHARRRATGEHFAVKILERGRVLSRSGADDQVRREIATLTMLRHPNVVRLHEVAASKTKIYMVLEFVNGGELFDRIAMKRKLSEPEGRRLFQQLIDGVSYCHGKGVYHRDLKPENVLVDKKGNIKISDFGLSALPQQLGGDGLLHTTCGSPNYIAPEVLQNRGYDGSLSDIWSCGVILYIMLVGYLPFDDRNMVVLYQKIFKGDAHIPEWLSPGAQDLLRRILKPDPKKRINMAEIKTHEWFQKDYIPVAPYDDNDEDVQFGAILPVKEKQISEAPGDKSIYQMNAFELIGMSSSLDLSSLFEEEEVSQRKIRFTSVLPPKDLFDKMESSATVSGFQVQRVHSKLKIMRNCNRLNNPTPFLVCAEMFALGPSLYVVELKKSHGDTELYRQLCDRISSDLGIGSIFRTESLFREDLPSFDSRATTPLVAL, via the exons ATGGCGGGCGACGAGGAGGGGTGCCGCGCGCGGGCGGCGCTGCTGGGCGCGTACCAGCTGGGCCGGACGCTCGGGGAAGGCAGCTTCGGCAAGGTGAAGCACGCGCGCCGCCGCGCCACCGGGGAGCACTTCGCCGTCAAGATCCTGGAGCGAGGCAGGGTGCTCTCCCGCAGCGGCGCCGACGACCAGGTGCGCAGGGAGATCGCCACGCTCACCATGCTCAGGCACCCAAACGTCGTCCGCCTCCACGAG gtcGCTGCTAGCAAAACAAAGATCTACATGGTGCTTGAGTTTGTCAATGGTGGGGAACTGTTTGACAGAATC gcaATGAAGAGAAAACTGTCCGAACCAGAAGGAAGGAGGCTTTTTCAACAGCTGATTGATGGCGTGAGCTATTGCCATGGAAAGGGTGTCTACCACAGAGACCTCAAG CCTGAAAATGTTCTTGTTGACAAAAAAGGCAATATCAAGATCTCTGATTTTGGTCTGAGTGCTTTACCTCAACAACTTGGG GGTGATGGATTGCTGCATACAACCTGTGGTAGCCCCAACTATATTGCACCCGAG GTTTTGCAGAACAGGGGTTACGACGGGTCGCTGTCGGATATTTGGTCTTGTGGAGTAATTCTTTACATAATGCTTGTTGGATACCTTCCATTTGATGACCGAAATATGGTTGTTCTTTATCAGAAG ATTTTCAAGGGTGACGCTCACATCCCAGAGTGGCTTTCACCTGGAGCGCAAGACCTTCTTCGGAGGATTCTTAAACCAGATCCGAAGAAGAGGATCAACATGGCAGAGATCAAAACACATGAATGGTTTCAGAAGGACTATATTCCTGTTGCTCCATATGATGACAATGATGAAGATGTACAGTTTGGTGCAATTCTTCCTGTCAAAGAG AAGCAAATCAGTGAGGCGCCTGGGGACAAGAGTATTTATCAGATGAATGCTTTTGAGCTGATTGGAATGTCATCTTCCCTTGATCTTTCAAGTTTATTCGAGGAAGAG GAAGTGTCCCAAAGGAAAATCAGGTTCACATCAGTACTTCCACCTAAGGATTTGTTTGACAAGATGGAAAGCTCTGCGACTGTGTCCGGATTCCAAGTTCAGAGGGTGCATAGCAAG CTCAAAATAATGCGCAACTGCAACAGACTGAACAACCCCACGCCATTCTTGGTCTGCGCCGAG ATGTTTGCGCTTGGCCCCTCTCTGTATGTTGTGGAGCTTAAGAAGTCCCATGGTGACACTGAACTTTACAGACAG CTGTGCGATAGGATCTCCAGTGACCTTGGCATTGGCAGCATCTTCAGGACGGAGTCGCTATTCAGGGAAGACCTCCCGAGCTTTGACAGTAGAGCCACGACTCCTCTGGTTGCCTTGTGA